Within Cercospora beticola chromosome 6, complete sequence, the genomic segment GTTCTATATCGCTATGGAACGTATTGCTAGGATCTTGGTTGTATTCAACAGGCAGAAGAAATGCACTTGTTGCTTGATCAGTCTCGGCACAAAGCTTAGGCTCATCGGCCTTGGCAGAGGGCAATGGGAGCCGCATCGATATGCACAAGTATGCAGGAGGACGATACTTTTTGGAACATACAGTGTTCTCGATCTGGCCCGCGGGACCCGCGTGAGCCTCGCAGCTGACACCTCCGCGCCGATTACCTGAGATGCAGATGGCATGCCCCATCCTCGGCACCTGCAGGACTCACATAGCACAGCACCGCTACTGAAAATATCACGCTTCCAGATTTTCAGCATCATTCGCCGGCTTCCTCGCAATATGACACCAAAGATCGTAGAACAGCAGAGATCCCGCGctctcaatctcctccttGACCTTTGCTCTCAATTCGCTCGCCTCCCGTGCGGTACAATGCCCACTGCGTTCAAGATACAGCAGCGCTCCCGCAACCACATTCTCCGTGAACCGCACCTCCGGAGTCACCGTATACATATCCGattcctcatcctccagATGTAAACTCATTGCTGTGGAGATTTTATACGTCGAGCCTGCTTTTTGAGCCCGCAGAGCATCTGTGAAGCGATTCAAGACATCGCGAAGCACGGTATCTGGCGCTCCCGCTTTGACAGTGGCTATTCGTGCTGTCATGGGGTCCCAGTCAATCCATTGGAGCCAGCCGCCTGGTTTGAGAAGTGCTACGAGTTCGTCGAGGGCTTCGTTGAATCTGTCGGGCTTGAGGTTTGTGTGGAGAACGCGGACTGCGACGACATCGAATTGGCCTTGTAGGTCTtttctgttgctgctgtaaCCTCCAAACGGCAGTTTCACTCTTTTGGCTTGCGCAAGTGCGTCAATCGAGACGCTTCCGTTGAATTGGTCGCCTCGCGAGATGTCTGCAATTCGGATGTTCTCTGGCAGCAATTTCGCATCCTCAGTCAGTGCTTTGACTATCGTTGGGTGGATATGATAGCCGAGGCTCGATGTGATGAAGTCATGTTGCTCATTGAGCTGACTCTCTTCTGTTGATGTGCTCATCTTTTGGTTATGATCTTGTGATTGACCTTCTGGTCATGGTAATTCTGCTTCCGGGCGCTCGTCGCAAGTGTCGGATTCTCCAAGAAAGGTGCCACTGAGCGGAAAAGGAAGTGTGAAGCTGTCCGTGGCTTTGAAACTTGCGACGCTATTGCTACAGCAAGTGCGTTGCTTCAATGTTGGAGATCCTGTGGaggggtggaggtggagggatTGAACGACTTTGCTTGAGCGCAGCCTTGGCCAATTTCATTTCTCGGCCTAAACTGGAAGCACTCATGATTCTGGCGAGACTTGTCGCGAGACTAGAGCACACTCATTTGCACTGTACTTTGTAGTTTCACAATTTCCACTTTAGTATCCGCCACATCTTGCCAAAGTCAACGCGACCGTGAAAGAGCAGCATACTATGAGAGGTAGAATACGTCGCAACATAACCCCGCGACAAAGGCCGATCTGGAAGGGAGACAGGAACGCCCGCCCAGCAGCCCAGCAGCGTGTTCACTTTTTCTGGCTGCGTTATGAGACTC encodes:
- a CDS encoding uncharacterized protein (antiSMASH:Cluster_4), translated to MSTSTEESQLNEQHDFITSSLGYHIHPTIVKALTEDAKLLPENIRIADISRGDQFNGSVSIDALAQAKRVKLPFGGYSSNRKDLQGQFDVVAVRVLHTNLKPDRFNEALDELVALLKPGGWLQWIDWDPMTARIATVKAGAPDTVLRDVLNRFTDALRAQKAGSTYKISTAMSLHLEDEESDMYTVTPEVRFTENVVAGALLYLERSGHCTAREASELRAKVKEEIESAGSLLFYDLWCHIARKPANDAENLEA